The Atribacterota bacterium genome contains the following window.
TGTGGCTCTGGCGATTGTGGAATACATTCGTTCACCCCGCTGGCGAACTACGGTGCTCGTTCTTTTTCTTCTTCCCATGATGATGGCTGAAGCTGTTGCCGCACAGATGTGGACCCTCCTCATCACTGATACTGGTACAATTAATAACATCCTGGTATGGCTGGGTTTCTCCCCTGTGGGGTGGCGGACAAAGGAACTGGCTTTGACCACCATCATGATCGTCGATATTTGGCAGTGGACAGCTTTGCCACTTCTTATTGCCTATGCAGCGCGGATTTCCATTCCCGATGGTCTCTATGAATCGGCACGTCTTGATGGTGCGTCAAAGTGGTTGATTTTGCGCAAAATTACACTTCCCTATATGCGTGTCCCTCTGGCGATTGCTTTTCTTTTACGTTTCATGGATTCGTATAAGTTTCTGGATAAGGTATTCATTATGACCTATGGTGGTCCGGGAACGGCTACCGAATTACCTACCTTTTATCTCTACCAGACCGCTTTTTCCTATTTTAAGGTTGGCTATGGTGCGGCGATGTCCTGGATTTTTGGCATTATTGCGGTAGTTGCTATGTTCTTTTTCTGGAGATTAGCGAAGCGAATGTCTTAAGGAGTGGGGTTGTATGCGCAAAATGGACTGGAAGCGTTTTTTGGGCATATTTGGTCTTGCTGTCTATGGAATATTCGTGCTTTTCCCCATTTACTGGACCATCAACACCTCTTTTAAGGAGGTAGGCGATGTTTACAAGGTACCCCCCTCTTTTGTTCCCACCAAATTCACTCTGGAAGCGTATAGATTTATTTTTCAGGGAACGGGTCGCCTGGCATTATCCAATAGCTTAGTGGTGGCTATCGGTGCTACACTCATTGCCGTTTTCCTTGGTACCATGGCCAGCTATGCCTATTCTCGTTATCCATTTACCGGTTTGACCAACGAAGGGGCACAATTTAATCTCCTCACGGTACGCATGTTTCCGCCGATTGCTTTTCTTTTGCCCATTTTCTGGTTGTGGAAAACGCTTGGACTTCTTGATACCCACTTTGCTCTCATTGTCACCTACTCTGCGTTTAATCTGCCGTTGGCGGTTTGGCTTTTGAAAGGATTTATGGATTCCTTGCCTCGTAGTATTGAAGAAGCAAGTTACGTCGATGGGTACAGTTTCTGGCAAACCACTCGAAGGGTTGTTCTACCTCTTATCGGTTCTGGACTTGCAGCCACAGTGGCTCTGTGCTGGATTTTTATCTGGAACGAGTTCATCATTGCTTATCTTTTGGGGGGTACCGATGTCATTCTCTACACGGCGTACTTACCAGCTCTGCGGCGGGGAATGCGGATTATGTGGAACCAGATTGCGGCTTTGTCGGTTCTTGCGATTATTCCTTCGGTGATTATTCTGGTGCTTTTCAGAAAATATCTGATTAAAATCTACCTTCGATAACCGGGTGACAAAAATGATTACCGTCTCGGTTTCACATCTTTGGAAGCGATATGGGAAAACGGTGGCACTCCAGGACGTCAGTGCTGAAATTCGTGGTGGCTCTTTTTTCTGTATACTGGGGGAACCGGGAGCTGGAAAAACCACCCTTTTGCGCATTATTGCCGGACTGGAAGTACCCGATGAGGGGGATGTCTTTTTCGATGGTCAGAACGTGACCCTGGTACCCGCCCAAAAACGGAATGTAGCCATGGTTTTTCAGGATTTTGCCCTTTATCCCCACATGACCGTTTTTGAAAACATCGCCAGTCCCTTGAGGGCAATAAAGTTCGAGGAGGGGAAAATTCGGGAACGAATCCACAAAGCAGCTACGTTCCTCAAGATAGGCCATCTTCTGGATCGTTCCCCTCTTTATATTAGCGGTGGCGAAAAACAACGGGTAGCTATTGCCAGAGCCCTGGTGAAAGAGCCTAAAATCTCCCTTTTTGATGAACCACTTGTGAATCTGGATTTTAAAATTCGTGAAGATATGCGAGCACAGTTTAAACTGATGCAAAAGGAATTCAATCAGACCATTGTTTTTGCCACTCCCGACCCCGTTGATGCCATGTCCATGGCTGATCAGGTTCTCATTTTGCATGAAGGAAAAGTGCAGCAATTTGCTACCGTTTGGGAAGCCTATTATCGTCCAAGTAACATGTTTGTAGCTACATACCTGGGATTTCCGCCCATGAATATCCTGCAAGGAGAGTTACGTGAAGAAGAATCGCGTCTTTTCTTTGTGACTTCGGGGCTTAAGGTGGATGTGACCGATTTACCT
Protein-coding sequences here:
- a CDS encoding sugar ABC transporter permease, whose amino-acid sequence is MLRGKSRKIKTPYYLIMPPQVLIWVVVIFPLLWAIYISFHDWNPTISPQRTFVGIGNYLNVLRDTRFLSALGRMLYYSGLGVTIQLFLGTAVALAIVEYIRSPRWRTTVLVLFLLPMMMAEAVAAQMWTLLITDTGTINNILVWLGFSPVGWRTKELALTTIMIVDIWQWTALPLLIAYAARISIPDGLYESARLDGASKWLILRKITLPYMRVPLAIAFLLRFMDSYKFLDKVFIMTYGGPGTATELPTFYLYQTAFSYFKVGYGAAMSWIFGIIAVVAMFFFWRLAKRMS
- a CDS encoding carbohydrate ABC transporter permease; translation: MRKMDWKRFLGIFGLAVYGIFVLFPIYWTINTSFKEVGDVYKVPPSFVPTKFTLEAYRFIFQGTGRLALSNSLVVAIGATLIAVFLGTMASYAYSRYPFTGLTNEGAQFNLLTVRMFPPIAFLLPIFWLWKTLGLLDTHFALIVTYSAFNLPLAVWLLKGFMDSLPRSIEEASYVDGYSFWQTTRRVVLPLIGSGLAATVALCWIFIWNEFIIAYLLGGTDVILYTAYLPALRRGMRIMWNQIAALSVLAIIPSVIILVLFRKYLIKIYLR
- a CDS encoding ABC transporter ATP-binding protein; amino-acid sequence: MITVSVSHLWKRYGKTVALQDVSAEIRGGSFFCILGEPGAGKTTLLRIIAGLEVPDEGDVFFDGQNVTLVPAQKRNVAMVFQDFALYPHMTVFENIASPLRAIKFEEGKIRERIHKAATFLKIGHLLDRSPLYISGGEKQRVAIARALVKEPKISLFDEPLVNLDFKIREDMRAQFKLMQKEFNQTIVFATPDPVDAMSMADQVLILHEGKVQQFATVWEAYYRPSNMFVATYLGFPPMNILQGELREEESRLFFVTSGLKVDVTDLPHFREVGEGKLLVGIRPEHLLLGGEEGGEIVWDGEVLLSEVVGSDTIVHLKIGGDLALRSFVPGIYRVAVGSHVKVNLSKNTIYAFKESGESVVFPRRHESLSSTF